One Populus nigra chromosome 16, ddPopNigr1.1, whole genome shotgun sequence genomic window, TTCCTAGTTttcaagcagcagcagcagcaccaccaccaccaaacaGGTAAATCATCTCCACCAAAACCagttgaataaaacaaaaattacactTCATCGTAGTTGGCAAAGAAATTCCATGGTTACTGTCCTACCATTTTGGGGTTCTCCACAGCATAAACTTACAATCAAAATGTGCGATTGAGGGAGGAAGAAATATGGAAGCGATATCCATGTGGAGAGATAGATAGAGGAGATGAAACAGATAGAGCTGGAGAGAGAGGACATGAGACACAGATACAGTATCTTGGGGTCAAATTTTCATAGATATATTCGAGTGGTTTTTTTCGAAACACAACTACTTTGCTAGTTGAACTCACTTGAAATTTGATTAAACTGAATTTTATGGCGGAAGCTTTCCTTCCAAACAGACTAGAAAACTAGAGAATATCTGTACTTTTGTCTAAAATGGTAGGTCATAATCACAAGCAGGCTCCAATGTATACAGCATACATTCCCTTCAATGAGTTAACAGCACATGCAGGTATGTCTGCTTGTGCCccattgggggggggggggggggggggacctAAACAGCAAAAAAGAGGTTTTCTACCAATACTCCATTTATTCAGATGACCTGAAAACAACTGAAAGTGTTTTCTTTACATAATGTTGTGCTTGGAAATGACTAAATTTTAGCTTTTATAAAGGCTcagctataaataaataaaaaattgagcaaGCATGTGGAGTCACACTCACACGTGTATCATTACAGCATACATTCCCTTCAATGAGTTAACAGCACATGCAGGTATGTCTGCTTCTAAACAGCAAAAAAGAGGTTTTCTACCAATACTCCATTTATTCAGATGACCTGAAAACAACTGAAAGTGTTTTCTTTACATAATGTTGTGCTTGGAAATGACTAAATTTTAGCTTCTGTAAAGGCTcagctataaataaataaaaaattgagcaaGCATGTGGAGTCACACTCACACGTGTATCATTCCTTTCCATATGTTTGTTCACTGAGAGAATCAGCTGTAAAAGGTATAGGGAAATCCCTTTGAAGAAGCAAATTCTCACAGTTTTAGGTGTTGAGGAGAGAAACACCATGCACGAAGCTGGCCTGGTTTTTTGTCAATGACACAGGAAGCTGTTATGATACAGCAATTGTTGCATTGGGGCATGCACATCCAACTCCACAGTACTCTTATGGACTGAACGCTCTCACCACAGGAAGGAGCAATTCCTAGCTATTAAAAGCTTGCTGTGTTAATTGGTTAGCCCTGCAACTACAATCCTAAACTAACACTACAGGGATTCTGCTCTAGGTCATTTGCAGCCAAAGTTAGACACTCAAAATTTCCATCCAGAACCCTGCCACCATCGCTCAATTACAAGCCTAAATCTTGCCATCATCACTCAAAAACAAAGAGCCTCAACTCATTCTATAATTGCAAAGCTATAATCACCAAAGGGTACATAACCAAAGGACTGCCAAAACCTGAATTGAAACTAAAGCATGGAGCTTGTAAAGAAATTACTACTATAAGGTTctgaaattataaattgataagAAGAATGATTCTAATATTATCAATCTCAACGACatgaaccaagaaaaaaaaattcatataaattcaaaatgaatcTTGTAATATCTGATATTCATATCAATCCCGTAAACTAAATAATAACAATACTTCATAAAAAACTAAGACTAGTATAATATTGCTATTCATCATCTCATTTGTCTCAAAACAACATGATCGACAATAAGAACCATTATCGGATCGTgttcaaaaaataacaagttgACCTCAATTGCcattcaaaaactaaaactgaTAATCCATCAAGAATGAACTGAATCAGAACTAACCCATTTCCAAAAATGCTTCTTAACAGACACAGCTTTCTCAGCAACCCTCTTCTCCTCCGAATCAGGATACTCTTCAGCCTCTTCAGTACAAAACTCTCCATCAGGCAATCCATTCACTTCTACATCCGCTGAATACAACACATACCGTGCCGGCAAGCCCGGATAAGACATTGAATTTCTCTCCTCAACTTTCTCTTTGTAAGAACCATTCACAATATTAATACTAACTTCATTACCATCCTTCAAGATTGAACCGAGTTCTTCATTTATAGCACGAAAGATTGCATCTTTAAAAGACTCGTTAGGCTTCATTTTCTCTGATAAAGGTCTGCACCTATTTCTAACACTGCCATCGGATAATTCTTGATGGGATTCAATCAAAGTTTGATTCTTGTTGATGATTTTAACAGTAACTACATTAACTGTGCGAATTGGAGGAGTAGAGTCAGCTAAAAAGGTCTCACCTTGAGAGATTTCGAGCCAGAGATTGTGGATATTTTTGGTGCCTGGTTTGATACCCCATGAGGCAAAGGAGTCCGATGGTAGGCGAGGTTTGAGCCAATCAGAGAGAGATTGTGGGGTAGAGAAATGGTGGCTGTTTTTCGTCTTTCTAGAGACAGACATGGAGGGGATTTTCAGGAATCTACGAGGGCTTGATGGGAAGGAGAGAAAAGGGAGTTTGGGGAAGTGGGGTTTGGGGAAGGAGGTtaaggtggtggtggaggaggaggaggaggagaagaggaagagaaTGGAGAGTGCTGTGAGGAAGAGGTCAGGGAGAGTGGTGGTGGGTTTGGGGGTTATGTGTATCTGGTGcggtggtggaggtggaggggGTGCTGACATGACAATTATGATGCTTGTGTTGTGCTGTGGTGCGCAAGGTAATTAGCAGCGTTTAGTTTCTGTAAGAGATTGGGTTTTTGAGATTAGGTCCACTGCGAGAAGGGAGAAGGGAGAAGGAAAGAGGAGTTTGTGTGTAAGAAATGGTGAGAAGCAGAGGATTGGATTTGAGCAGAGGGCTGCTTTGAGTTTCGGATCAGATAATATCCCTTTGTTGGCTTCTTGGTTGATGATGCCCTCTGGTGTCAATGGGTCCGCCACTTCATAGaaggttgtcaattttattttgataggtttttaattaaaattacagGTTTTACGCGTCGTtttgaggttatatatatatatatatatatatatatatatatatatattcaacaaatataatttatattcaaaataaattaattataaattaggtAATAgaaacacaatatcaaacaaatataattttaaaatttaaaatattttaaataattaatctttaacttaaagtaattcaatttaaataaatatatttgtatttatatctattttaaaTACCAAGGAAAATATCTTTAACTTATTTTCCTtggtatttaaataaatatctttaaagtattctatttaaataaatatctttaacttaaagtaattcaagtttttatataatatatataatataggcAGCCttgcataaatattttatttttcttttattttattcaattaattttatatttatatctatttttattattgttttattaagtaaaaaattaattttaataaacatattCAATAAAAGCAACAATTAGTTAAACATTTTATATTGTGAGattaataaagttattaaatatcttgattttttttaaagttattattaataatttttttatttatttataaaaatagttcttaaattatttaattaaataactgtataaaccttttaatttataattttttatatgagaaaataagttgaaaaaaaccTATAGttctaataaaagaaatagatatCCCGCGGTAAAACGCCGACCATATAGCTAGTAAGAGCATCCAAGGACTCCTCAGCTATAATAGTCAGCAGGTAGAAATTTTTGCAGAGCACTAAATAGCTCGCCATTTTAGATTTGTGAACATAACTAGCTGTATAGCGAGTGCTGTAGCTCTCTCCAATTTACAGCGCTAGACGAGAGGGAATGGCGGGTAAGAGCATCCACGCTCATGCTACCCAAACTTAATCCTTAGCTGTAATAGCTGGTATGAGTGAAAAAGAATAGCATTGTTACTCTCTATTTGGCTACCTATTCTTACACTATGAACAGTACTCGCTATATGTAGCGAGTATTGTAGCACTCTTCGGTTGGTAGCGAGAAAGAAGGTGATCGCGGGAAAGGAAAGAGTGGAGGATGGGGCTGTGCTTCTAGTTTCTGTTTCGGTTGCTGCGCAGTCTATGGTGGCGGCTGAAATGTTATGGTGTTGTGTGGGATGAGTTGGAGCTATTCGGGCTGGGTGATTTGcatgtgattttgattttttttttctttggattcttcaattgtgtttttggcttttaaacttttaaagatttcctttttaatttctgtttttacATTTGTAGATCTTGAAGCTGAACCACACATTCTAgatttaaagagagagagagagagagaaagcgaTTAGCAGCAGCAATGGAGGTGGAATTGAAAGAGATGCTTAACGATCTTGATTATTTGAAGAAATCACTGTCAAATCCTTCAAACCTTGCTTCTTCAATTCATAAGGTAATGGGATTGCATGAATTCTTTTCTCTACTCAAGTTAAATGTGTTtggtaatattgttttttgaagttATATGAAAAATCATGTTTGTGCTCGTTATTTTGAAAAACTTGTGTAGGTGTTGGGTAATCGCCTGTTCCCTAGTGATTCTTTTATACTGCTATATTTTTTGTTCCCTAGTAATTCATTAATCAATGCTAACCAATCAATGTTTTATTTAGTTGGATATGTGATAAACTTAGTTTCTGAGTTTTTGAGTGTGcaagtgaaaatatttttttctcatgtatGTTGCAATCAATAAGATTCGACGGGGATGTTTGCAAAAGAGGAGATGCAATTTGGGTGGTTGAATCTTCTGTCAAGCCTTTTGGTAGGCTTGACATTCTTGTAAATGCTGCAACCAGCAATTTTCTTATGATATGAACACAGGAGATGGCTTGGAGAGCCAACAAAAAGAGTTTAAGGAATGGccatttatttcattgtttggATGATGCTCACTCTGAACATGTTTTTAAAGAAGAttttatgtaaataataatCACTAATCATttcaaagaataataaaaaatattcatgactCTATTTTTAAGAGCATGAATgtgatatcattttttaaatagctttttagctattttttagCTAAATCTTAGGTAAAATGTAGAGAGCATGGTTCTTCTAGATGCTCTAAAAGGGTTGACAGTAGCATACCAGggtttctttcttgattttagtCCCCCTCGTCATTTCTCTTCTTCCCTACTTTGTTCTTTGTTGGCTCAGAAGGCACCACAAATAGATCTAGATGGTTGGCACAGATCCATCTCTCTCTatgtttttttgaagaaaagatgGTGTGAAttgattttgagagagagaCTCTTCAAAAGTCCAAGGTGTCGAAGTTCAATTCTATCTCTCAAAACTAGATTGTGTTCAAGGTTGTTGTATATGAGCAGACAAAAAGGGTTTTTAGGAGCTAGATTTGGTTATGGGGAAATGGGTAGAAGAACATATTTATTTTGGGTTCATTTCTATAATGCTGTGAAAAAACCGGGGATTGAAATTTTCAGATACCATCCCGCAATAATCAATTATTATGATCTTGAATTGAATTACAAAGAGAAACGTGCAATTCTTGCTCTGATGTGTGAACTGTGCTGTTTTTCTATACAAGGAAATGTATGTAATCCTTGTTGTTTATCGGTGTCTTAATTTAAGTCTGAACTACAAAGCTTGAGCAAATATTAGGGCGTGGGTGTTCCTCTTAGAGTGCGTTTCTTCTAATGTAAATCTTTAGAGGTCAGCCCTGTTTCCTGTAATGTTCATTGGTTGCTCAAGCTATCTGTTTTCAAGCGGTGATTTTACTAAAAGCACAGCTGATTTAGTAAAACTGGAAAGACAGTTTTCCTAAGCCTATGCTGTGAGGCAACGAATTATGAAACTTTTTCATCTGGTGCCTACCCAGACACAGAAATTTCCAACGTAGAAATGTGGTTAACACTTTTTGAATCTTTGAAATTGATGATTGGCTTTTGAATGCTTTAATGGGACATTGATGTACAGTCTTAATTTTGAGTGAGATAGAACTTTTGTTTTGAACATAGGAAAAGTGAGGCGTTTGTTTACGCGGTTGGGTAGCTTTTAAAGCAAATCGTGTAAACAGTATGTTTggtaatattaaaatacaaattattgTATATATAGAGTGTGTTTAGCAGTGTGTTtgcagatattttttaaataactttttgtgtcaaaatgcatgccaatgattttttttattttttaaaaatcagttttgatatcagcacatcaaaacgatctaaaacatacaaatcatattaattttagtaaaaataaaaaattcaaattttttggaaatGCAGCCGCAGTCACGTTCCCATAGAGCCTGTTGAAACCGCCAGTTTGTCAAAAGCAGCTTTTAGCTGCTTTTCACGCGGCCGCGTCTATgccaagtgaattaattcattagGGCACTGTTCACCTGAACAGTGCTAGGTAAATCTCACttggcactgttcacgtgaacaatgtCTCAATTATTTATTAGACCGCGTCCGacctagtgtgtgtgtgtatatatatattttaaattgtgttttacttgaaaaattagtgtttaatattatttaataatattatataaattaaaaagatagcATACAATGATGTAATATTTGTGAAGTTTGTTtgcaattctaattttatttatgatgatattttaattaattttggtaaTCTAATTTTGTTGTACGCTAGCTTCTTAAGATCACATGAAGCATGCCGTATCTTAAGATCACATGAAGCCACGACTTGTAGAATAAGTGATGGATCGTGGACATGACTTGAACACATCCATGATGCTGTACATTTTTtcatttccaatgcatgcaatcAATGCTGAGAGCTATATCATTACTGTTTGGTGACCTCATGCACTCCTACTTAAATATTGCAGTAACTGCCTTCACAAAATGCTCAACGCTTTTTACTGAGGTGCTCTCGGTGATCTACAAATATTCGTTCATAAAATCTGCAGAGGCTTCACGCTCAAGGATTCTCATTGATGCATGCTACTATCTTCTGAAAGGATGATAGTCTGAGAAATTCACAAGCATATCCCTTCTTTGAGCAAAGTATGGATCGTATGCTTTTACcgcatatttaataataataataaaaaatttaagtgggaaaatatatatatatatattatatctcTCACTAGCTTGTTGCTCGTTGCTGTAAACAAttctaaatcaagaaaaaactttCCAAGTAAGAAATTCTTAAAAGCCATGAAGATTGgatgaacaaaaaatatagTTGGGATGGACAAAGTGAGAGAAatgatgaatgaaaataaaagtttaagtgggtttttttttataagtaaaaatgtAGCCGTTGTTAGGAACATGGTTGTTgagatataattattaaaatacagTCTTTAAGAATGAAAATTAGAATATAGTACTtgaattttaagaataataattattgattgatttaaataataataataataacatattcatgattttttattttaaaaaatatgaatatgataatattttttattttaaaatattcataatatttcaaaaataataatagttattttagcTAAAATTTAGAGAGTAAGGGTGTGGATGCTCTGTGGCTGAAAGCTTAGCAGTAGCCCAGCCACCAGACTATCTAACTAACTAACAAGTTAGGTAGAAAGCCACGTGATCCATCCCtcgtttggcagtgtggttgcgggtgctttttaaatagtttttcgtgttgaaatgcatgccaatgatgtttttttattttttaaaaattatttttgatatcagcacatcaaaacgatttaaaaagtacaaaccgcactcaattttagtaaaaaaaaaaaaaatttaaattttgacgAAACACAGGTACAAACGCAGTACCAAACGTTCCCTAAGCTTGCTCCGAAATTCGGTTCGGTTGAAGGAGTCTGAACTGTTGAATTTTCACCTTCTCCCCCACGCTCCTTGAAAATTCACATATCCCATCTTCAAAACCAGGAGAAACCCAATACCCTGTTGACCCCAACGCCAAAACACCCCAAGAAAACACAGAGAACCAATCTCTTGCATGAACGATGGAGAACTCAACCCAAGAATCCCACCTAAGATCGGAAAACACCATAACCTATGAATCTCCATACCCTCTCTATGCCATGGCAATCTCTTCGACCCCATCTCGCACAAACCAATACCAACGCATTGCCTTGGGCAGCTTCACTGAAGACTACGACAACCGCATAGACATTGTCTCTTTTGACCCTGAAACCCTCTCTGTCAAAACCCATCAAAATCTCTCTCTTGAACACCCTTATCCACCCACCAAGCTCATGTTCAGCCCTTCCTCTCTTCACAAGTCCAATGACCTTTTAGCCTCTTCTGGTGACTATCTTCGCTTATGGGAAGTTAGAGACTCTGCTTCTATTGAGCCTGTTTTTGTGCTTAACAATAGTAAGACAGGTGAGTTTTGTGCTcctttaacttcttttgattggAATGATATTGAACCTAAAAGAATTGGTACTTGTAGTGTTGATACAACCTGTACGATTTGGGATATTGAAAAGGGTGCTGTTGAAACACAACTTATAGCTCATGATAAGGAAGTTTATGATATTGCTTGGGGTGAAGCAAGGGTTTTTGCTTCAGTTTCAGCTGATGGGTCAGTTAGGATTTTTGATTTAAGAGATAAGGAACATTCTACTATTATATATGAGAGTCCTAGACCTGATACACCCTTGTTGAGATTGGCTTGGAACAAGCAGGATTTGAGGTATATGGCCACCACGTTGATGGATAGCAATAAAGTTGTGATCTTGGATATTAGGTCCCCAACAATACCTGTTGCGGAGTTGGAGAGGCATCGTTCGAGTGTGAATGCTATTGCTTGGGCTCCGCAGAGTTGCTGTCATATTTGTTCTGCTGGTGATGATTCACAGGCTCTTATTTGGGAGTTGCCTACTGTGGCTGGACCTAATGGGATTGATCCAATGTCCATGTGCTCTGCTGCTTCTGAAATTAACCAGCTTCAATGGTCTGCTGCCCTGCCTGATTGGATTGCCATCgcgttttcaaataaaatgcaGCTTTTAAAAGTTTGAGGTGAATCAATATCAATAttcgtttttattttatctttgatgCAAATTTTCTGGTATTATCTTCAATGTTAAATTGTAGTGTTATGGAAACTGGAGCGTGTTTCTAGTTAACAATTGAATTGCTCCTTACAAAACTACAAAGTACCCTCTTTTATGCCTGTCTACCATTTTAGTTCATGCATGCTGTTTCACAGTTTGGTAGAATTGTAATTTACCTTGTGCAATATTATTACTGCAATCCATGCTGTTCAGAGTTGGATGTGCAAATTTTGCATCTTTCGGTACTTGCCCCCCCTAGCTTCTCTCAGATTCGAGGCTACTTTCAGGTTCCTAGTTTTCAGTTCGTGTTGGGTTTTAGGCATTTTGCACAACTCCAGGACTTTCATTCTCAAATGTTTGCTTGGTTGTCCATGTTCCCTTTGCTCTATAGCCTCACCTGCAATTTTCCCCTGACATTGTTGTTGAATGGCTTGGTCATGATCCAGTATCTGGTCGGGTAATATTTATGGCCATAATGCATGCACCTCCTTCAACAAAAGTCACCCTTTCAAGTCTGGTTCTTCCTTTAGTTTTCGAGACAGATTGATTGCTAGTGATGAGGGATGAGCAGGGGTGGCTCCTGAATGGCCTTCCCGTGTTTGTGTCAAATCAGATTCCCATTTATTTTGTAACGGATAAATTCAAGcagattttaatttctttgtggTTCATTAATGGAGAGTTTTGAACATCAATAATTCCCTTCTTCAATCAGGTCAGGTTCATGGACCTATGTTCCTTATTACGCTGATGCAAGCTTATTGTTGTGTTCTGGGTTTTGTGGTTTATAACAATTACATAGGCACCTGGTTTTTAGCACTTCGTTCGTACTTCTCCAATCACTCAAAACTGTTACATCTCATGGAAAATTCGGCAACTGTTATCATAGAAAGTAGGGGTGAAATGTTATATCACTGTAAAGGTTACCTTTGGCTGCTCTGCTAACTTTCCTCCCTAGATGTTAAGGATTTTCTGTTCCCACTTGAAAGAGCATAGCATACcataattttgatttcaatACTGAGGATCAGTGAATGTCTGATTTTTCGAAAACTTCCACGGCAGTGATCATTCATTGATGCACTTCAGTTTCTTTACGAGGATGAATCTATAACAGAATTTGAAGTCGATGCGTGTAACTCCTAGCGTTGTAGTTTCTGCTGCCAGTTGTGATCCAGTTTTGATTCAAGTGTGTAACTGGAGATTGAAAATGGTTATTTCAAGCGTAGTGGTGGGAACTTTTTCCAGTAGAAAAGGGCTTTGTGTGGTCATGCAAATTCCAGTTGACTGGATTCATTACCTGATGGGTTCCCTTTTAAATGGTGAGAAACATCCTGGATAGCATACAGGAGTGGAGGAGACTTCCAGTGCTCAAATGACTATGGAGAGGGATTAAATCCTGCAATGCAGCACGCCATTATATGCAGCGAGTCTTGCCTTGTGATGTCACAACAAGCCCATGTCGAGATGGTAAGCCATAGAAGTGTTCGATGTtattatggttatttttaaaataatttttatttgaaaatatattaaaataatatttttttattttttaaaaattatttttgatatcaatatataaaaataatctaaatacatcaaaaaaatattaatttaaagtaaataaaaaaataaaaaaatttattttttttaatatttataaaacataaaaacaaataatacttttatctgttataaaaaataataaaaaaaaccctttcctAACCAGAGCCGTACGTCTCCAATTGgaggattgaaaaaaaaaaggcccatTCGCTTTGGCAATAATCAATAATATCTTTGCAGTGGCGATCAAAGTAATTCCCTGCAATAATCAATAATCATCttgcctcaattttttttttggttaaatttagattctttaatttttttaatatttttgaattaaattaaacttaataattttttattatcccatatttaatttatgggtgttgagttttttagtttagttcAAGTCTATAATGGATTATGAGTTTGAAAGATTAACCGGATTTATAAAGTTTACTCGGGTTtacttagttttttcttttcttttttcagtttcatccactaatattatgttatttttgtttattcactctctaagtaatttttttgtggttttgaaACTAATAAAGTTTAACTCAAAAAATTTTCTCGATCTTTGTTGaatctaacttttttaaaaagaattttatttttttattaaattaaaataattacgtGAGAGGAAACATGAGATGCGTgatttatggtgtttttttttggggttaCTGCTCTGACagtatatatgattttttttttcagttattaaaatcttagatttttctaactccttttaaaacattaataacacaaacaattttttttatattgaaaaaaaaaaaaaacttgagccaTTTGCATAGCGCTATTAGGATATATTTCTAGATGCCGATTCTGATTAAGACATCCAAGTTCCGTGAATGCTTTTTGGTCACGAAGTTTTCCTTTTAAACGCCATGTTCTggcaaaattttatatatatatatatatggtagagATTGATTGATTTCAAGTTGGATGAGGGTGACAATACATGAATAGAAGACACGTATTAAATCAGCTTTCTAGAATTGTTGTGGAAAATGACCAGATGCTTGATAGAGTTTCAGATTATGATCTAatgttatattataattattataataatatgtttGGGATCAAGCATTGGTGAGGTTAAGGTTGCAACCgcgtttctaaataaaaaatattatttgatattttaatttggaAACGCGAGTACAACCACCGTAATTAGTTGCGCTAGAACTTTAATTGATTAAGTTGGAATAATAGATGATAAAGttaatggaaggaaagaaagggaCATTAgtgatataaattaatttttgataaccATAAGATAGACAGTGATTGTTAACTAGGTGGCATGGCCATGAGAAATGAAGAAAAGTCACATGGAGCGGTGCACCACCACATTTTAATggcagatatatatatatatagggaggGGAGGGGACCTTCTAAAAGGTTAGAGGCAGGCAGAGTTTCtgtcaatatatttttcaaacactAGTAGCTAGCTGGTGGCGCTTTggtctttttcttctttgtttttcatttcctctCTGCAGACTTACCAAAGCTTGTGTCATGGAGATGAGGTCATGTGCTTGCCTCCACGATGATGCAATAAATCTTTATCACATGCTTGGCTTTAATTTAACCACAATTAATAGGTGGTTTCATTTAATTCT contains:
- the LOC133676114 gene encoding protein TRANSPARENT TESTA GLABRA 1-like, with the translated sequence MENSTQESHLRSENTITYESPYPLYAMAISSTPSRTNQYQRIALGSFTEDYDNRIDIVSFDPETLSVKTHQNLSLEHPYPPTKLMFSPSSLHKSNDLLASSGDYLRLWEVRDSASIEPVFVLNNSKTGEFCAPLTSFDWNDIEPKRIGTCSVDTTCTIWDIEKGAVETQLIAHDKEVYDIAWGEARVFASVSADGSVRIFDLRDKEHSTIIYESPRPDTPLLRLAWNKQDLRYMATTLMDSNKVVILDIRSPTIPVAELERHRSSVNAIAWAPQSCCHICSAGDDSQALIWELPTVAGPNGIDPMSMCSAASEINQLQWSAALPDWIAIAFSNKMQLLKV
- the LOC133676314 gene encoding uncharacterized protein LOC133676314; the encoded protein is MSAPPPPPPPHQIHITPKPTTTLPDLFLTALSILFLFSSSSSSTTTLTSFPKPHFPKLPFLSFPSSPRRFLKIPSMSVSRKTKNSHHFSTPQSLSDWLKPRLPSDSFASWGIKPGTKNIHNLWLEISQGETFLADSTPPIRTVNVVTVKIINKNQTLIESHQELSDGSVRNRCRPLSEKMKPNESFKDAIFRAINEELGSILKDGNEVSINIVNGSYKEKVEERNSMSYPGLPARYVLYSADVEVNGLPDGEFCTEEAEEYPDSEEKRVAEKAVSVKKHFWKWVSSDSVHS